One Falco cherrug isolate bFalChe1 chromosome 11, bFalChe1.pri, whole genome shotgun sequence DNA window includes the following coding sequences:
- the LOC102055561 gene encoding thiamine transporter 2 — protein MGSIILLTSFLFSFAAEAMGCCKQEKSKTWTFPTLILCLYGFFCMMKPSEPFLTPYLTGPDKNLTTDEVTNQIFPVWTYSYLALLFPVFLVTDYVRYKPVLLLQGISFIVTWLLLLFAHGVVAMQLVEFFYGMVTATEVAYYAYIYSVVSTDRYRRVTSYCRSITLAAATAAAVLGQLLVSLADVSYFHLNAITLASVSLAFVCSFFLPMPQKSMFFHRKDISQTPPGADQAAAAPDPPRPSRCQEDKSSAPAARGPAPERQDDTPSPQQHVLRVLVQLSTDLRDCYSSRKLLYWSLWWALATAGFNQVLNYIQVLWDFRAPSHSSAVYNGAVEALATFLSSVTSFVVQYMKINWDLFGELALGIFSAIDAGSLFLMYFTTNIWACYAGYLVFKACYMFLITIATFQIAVNLSMERYALMFGFNNFVAMVIQTILTVVVVDSRGLGLDIVTQFLIYGSYFAVIDGIFLIRSIYMLVSSKCKRKTARSCKEHLNHAAHESTEQIVTGDMTRL, from the exons ATGGGCAGTATCATCCTTCTAACaagctttcttttcagctttgctgcagaAGCCATGGGCTGCTGcaagcaagagaaaagcaaaacctggaCTTTTCCCACCTTGATCCTCTGCCTTTATGGATTCTTCTGCATGATGAAACCATCAGAACCTTTCCTAACACCCTATCTAACAGGACCAGATAAAAACTTGACCACAGATGAG GTTACCAACCAGATTTTCCCAGTCTGGACATACTCCTACCTTGCGCTCCTTTTCCCAGTCTTCCTGGTTACAGACTACGTGCGCTACAAGcccgtcctcctcctccagggCATCAGCTTCATCGTCACGTGGCTCTTGCTCCTCTTCGCACACGGAGTGGTGGCCATGCAGCTGGTGGAATTCTTCTACGGGATGGTAACAGCCACCGAGGTCGCCTATTACGCCTACATCTACAGCGTCGTCAGCACCGATCGCTATCGGAGAGTGACGAGCTATTGCAGAAGTATCACCCTTGCTGCAGCCACCGCTGCTgccgtgctggggcagctgctggttTCCTTGGCAGACGTATCCTACTTCCACCTTAACGCCATTACCTTGGCCTCTGTCTCCCTGGCATTCGTGTGCTCCTTTTTCCTCCCGATGCCTCAGAAGAGCATGTTCTTCCACAGGAAAGACATCTCCCAGACTCCCCCAGGAGCAGACCAAGCTGCGGCTGCACCCGACCCCCCCAGGCCGTCGCGCTGCCAGGAGGACAAGAGCTCCGCACCCGCTGCCAGGGGACCGGCACCCGAGCGGCAGGATGATAcacccagcccccagcagcacgtGCTGCGGGTACTGGTGCAGCTGAGCACCGACCTGAGGGATTGCTACAGCTCCAGGAAACTGCTGTACTGGTCCCTGTGGTGGGCGCTGGCTACGGCCGGCTTTAACCAGGTGCTCAATTACATCCAAGTGCTCTGGGACTTCAGAGCCCCCTCCCACAGCTCTGCGGTGTACAACGGAGCTGTGGAGGCACTGGCAACTTTCCTGA GCTCTGTAACATCTTTTGTAGTACAATATATGAAAATTAACTGGGACCTTTTTGGAGAACTGGCGTTAGGGATCTTCTCTGCCATAGATGCTGGTTCTCTTTTTCTCATGTACTTCACTACCAACATCTGGGCATGCTATGCTGGCTATCTCGTTTTCAAAGCATGCTATATGTTCCTCATAACGATAGCAAC CTTCCAGATTGCAGTCAATCTGAGCATGGAACGCTACGCCTTGATGTTTGGATTCAACAACTTCGTTGCAATGGTGATTCAGACCATTCTTACGGTTGTCGTTGTGGATTCGAGAGGCCTAGGACTGGACATAGTGACTCAG TTTTTAATTTATGGCAGCTACTTTGCAGTCATAGATGGGATTTTCTTGATCAGAAGTATTTACATGCTTGTCTCaagcaaatgcaaaaggaaaacagcaagatCCTGCAAAGAGCACCTGAACCATGCTGCACACGAATCAACAGAGCAGATTGTAACTGGCGATATGACACGGCTGTAG